Proteins from a genomic interval of Phyllopteryx taeniolatus isolate TA_2022b chromosome 3, UOR_Ptae_1.2, whole genome shotgun sequence:
- the foxd5 gene encoding forkhead box protein D5 gives MTLSGQYESSSRADLPLEEVEIDIVGEDEPEPAGRYAELDSSGADSSAESESSFCSGKAGGGSLLKPPYSYIALITMAILQSPMKKLTLSGICDFISNKFPYYRDKFPAWQNSIRHNLSLNDCFVKIPREPGNPGKGNYWSLDPASEDMFDNGSFLRRRKRFKRNQPELGKDGLVFYCRPFGQPYPVQRRVNPAAVSYAPMRDGVMMPPSSYHLLPHSRSDRTGPKDLSTTETPEPTSAQAKCAFSIDSIMSKPAPTTGGPLHQNPLAFPNLMLNHAACFVPTLLQNPRTPFAPHAMLSASPLITEQLRRSYSHC, from the coding sequence ATGACACTCTCCGGTCAATATGAATCTTCCTCACGCGCCGACTTGCCTCTGGAGGAGGTCGAGATCGACATCGTCGGCGAGGACGAACCGGAGCCTGCGGGCCGTTACGCCGAGTTGGACTCCTCCGGGGCGGACTCCTCCGCGGAGAGCGAGAGCAGTTTCTGCTCCGGGAAGGCCGGTGGGGGGAGCCTGTTGAAGCCTCCTTACTCCTACATCGCCCTCATCACCATGGCGATCCTGCAGAGCCCCATGAAGAAGCTCACCCTGAGCGGCATCTGCGACTTCATCAGCAACAAGTTCCCCTACTACCGGGACAAGTTCCCGGCTTGGCAGAACTCCATCCGGCATAACCTGTCCCTCAACGACTGCTTCGTCAAGATCCCCAGGGAGCCGGGCAACCCCGGGAAGGGCAACTACTGGTCCCTGGACCCGGCCTCGGAAGACATGTTCGACAACGGCAGCTTCCTAAGGCGCAGGAAGCGATTCAAGAGGAACCAGCCCGAGTTGGGGAAGGATGGACTCGTGTTCTACTGCCGGCCTTTCGGGCAACCGTACCCGGTGCAGAGGCGCGTCAACCCGGCCGCGGTGAGCTACGCGCCCATGCGGGACGGTGTCATGATGCCTCCGTCGTCCTATCACTTGTTGCCGCATTCTCGGAGTGACCGCACAGGACCCAAAGACTTGAGCACCACAGAAACGCCCGAGCCCACAAGCGCGCAGGCTAAGTGCGCCTTCAGCATAGACTCCATCATGAGCAAACCGGCTCCCACCACTGGGGGTCCCCTACACCAGAACCCTCTCGCCTTCCCCAATTTAATGTTGAACCACGCGGCCTGCTTTGTCCCCACACTCCTGCAGAACCCCAGAACTCCTTTTGCGCCCCATGCCATGTTGAGTGCTTCCCCCCTAATAACCGAACAACTAAGACGTTCCTATTCACACTGCTGA